The Pelodiscus sinensis isolate JC-2024 chromosome 24, ASM4963464v1, whole genome shotgun sequence genomic interval TGAGATGATCTTGTCAGGATGCCTAATGCCCGAAGCCGGGGCTCACAGGTGGCTCAAGGGCTTGGCTTAACTCCAAAGCATCTCTGTCCAGCAGCCTTCCATCTCCAGGGCTGGGGATAGAGTCGGTCTCCATGGGCCGTTCAGCCTCTCTGCTGAGTCTGACATCAGTGCCATGGGGGTGGCTGGGTTGGGATTTGCACACCAGCAATTGGCTGAGACCAGCCAGATCATCACACAGTGAGGTCATGGTCCGATtccaatgggctgcatgcaggggaaGGCTCCATGTCCCATTATCAGCCCCTGAGCCCCCGGCCTGGAGCATCTGTAACATGTTGAGGATTTATCTGTCCCAGCTTCTGCATGTACACAGGGGCCAGCAGAGCCACCCAGTCCCTCCTCCACAcgcccctccacagcccccagcccagcaccctcaCCTGAAgaggttccctccctctgaggacAGGAAATCAGTCCTGGGGTGGTACCGCAGGATGGACCTGGTCTTCCATTCTGCCAGGGGCACCTTGTTGGTTACGTGCCACACGGACAGGTCCTGGGCTTGCAGGTCATAATAACCAGGGTTCTGAAAAGCAAAGACCCTGCTGAAACCTCAGCCACAGCCCGGCAACTTACCCAGCCACCTCCCACATCCCCCACACGTCTGGGCACCTCACCAGCTGTGGTGTATTTATCCCATCACCCACCCTGCAAGGCAGAGAAGCAGCATCCCCATTGCATCGCGGGAGGGGAGGTAAAGTGACGGACTGAGTTGGGGAGTTGCCCTCGATCACACATGGGGCCTGTGGCAAGGCGGGGAATAGAATCCAGGACAGCCAATCCCTACGCTAGTGCCTTGATTCCTgggccctccctcccatccaaccCCCATTCCTATGTCCCCCACCGGCCCACGTGCATTCAACCACATTCTGaggcaccctctccccagccgtgGCCATTGGGGAGGGGCCCACCTTGTAGTCGTCGCTGGTGGCGCCCACCGCAGAGCCGAAGGTGTTGTAATTGGCCCAGTTGCCCTCTCCCTCGGGGTAGTTGGcgttgctcccctgctggctggacCAGCGGTCGCCCTCCGTGCACTTCCCGTAGATGTTGTTCTTGTGCACGCTGGCCACCagggagctccaggaaggtgtccctcctcatcttgaagttctgggtccactgtctgtctccccagcgctccaggacgatgtggtcccaccagtcgctgctggtgtccagacgccagatgcggcggggcacgccggtgctggggcgccgccgcggctccttcacggcccccagggcggccaggcggagaggcagggggctgacgtgcaccaggtggtgccagggagcctcgagccattgctggcaggcttgcagcagcaagtccagaaagtgcaccagaaggtgcagggcgagctctggctccatgttgccacctgcggcggcatccccgaagggaagcaccgacacagatgggcacagagaccaacgctttgctgtccctcggcgaggttggcaagcaagcaggaaaagctgagaaccggctgtccagggggatgcctttaagcacgagcctcagatagcctcagacagcagccacacaatgcaattactgacctgatgccctgccagaaccagtttcagccgcccttaaatgtgcccctgcgtccaatcagtgtggacgcgctcgttctagtttttagttctagatgcgttagttcgaattagcttagttcgaattaactaattcgaactaagttagtttgaattagcgctgtagtgtagacgtacccagtgtAGCCCCTGAGGACAAGGCCAGGACTCTCCTGGCCTGTCGTTCCCTGGTCTGAGATTTCCACCTGTGGATTTCAGCTGAAGCAGCTTCTTTACGCAGGGAGACAGAGCTGTTCCTCtggtgcaccctccccccacccttaaaTAAGGCACCGAGAATGATTTTTACCTTTTAACTGCAAACACAACTAACAAGCACCTGCGTTATCCACAcacccaggagctggggggacgGGTTTCAAGGGAACACCTAGAGCAGGTCAAACCTTGTTCATCTTTCACCTTCATGCCCCACTGCAACTTCTGCCGTCCAGCCAGGGAACCCATGTTTACACATGAACACATGGCAGGCCTGGCCTTATCAACTGATCACCGATTGCTTGCATGTGGCCGCTGAGTGTTGATTCAGACGCTggagatgaatggtcccagtgaAGCCATGAAGGATATCTGAGCTCAGTAGATCTTCCCAGGCTATAATAAGGAAGCAGATGAAAGCGGGAACTGTGTTAATTAGGTTTCATTCAAACAGCACCTCTGCCCTTAGAATTCAGAAATTATTCTGGCCACCAAATCAGTCAAGGGGCAAGAgcaatttatttaattttgttcTGTCTTTCACAAATGGTTCGCTCTTGCAGAGCATGTGTTAGCCACAGAGCTCCCTGCATTTTCCAAAAGACATCAGTGTCTGCCTATTTGCagaggaagggctgtggggtttgGAAATCTTATGTTCCAAACCCCACTACCCTGGCAAACATGTCTGCCCTAAACAAAGGAACAGGAGCTCTGCTTAATAAACAAAGTCACCAAGCAGAAGGGGCTAACAGAGCTCAGGAGATGGAAAAAGCAGCAGGGACTATCCTTTCATAAAGATTCTTTTTTCCTAGCGCCCAACTGCAAGGCgccctgattttaagaggaataagggatctttcggaaaaggctttattttccgaaagatccccatctagactggcgctttttgccggcacagccccgagccggaaaaaagcggcagccatgttcatgcaaatgaagcggggaagatttaaatccctgcttcatttgcaattgcgctgtgtctaatctgcatcccttttccgcaaaaggggtgcagtctagacacagcccaaatgtttttCAAGAAGGGTGCTGAAATTAtaacaaatatgtacaaataCCCCCAAATGACCCCTGTATCTCCCTGGCTAATACAGTCACTGTATAGgccatcctcgctataagtccaaaaaacttggacttatagcaaaacaacttaaagcagggaatttttttttcccacagctgacttccacTTGTGTGACTTatgagtggggaatgggaggacttgtaACACCttagttcctacaagcgtcaacaactttagtgtggaatggtTGTACACCTGGACGACTTATAGCGGGGAGGCTCTGTACGTAAAGTAAAAAAGGAAGCGAGTGTTAGACTCTGGTGGAGAGGTTCTAATCTGAGAGTTTggtcagtaacactgctgaaaatATGTGGTGAGACATTGTGCTTCCCGCTAGCATAGTTTCTTCTATCCCACAAGGGTTCTATCACATCAAGAGTGTTTGTTCACATGAACTGGGATCATTCTGGATATTCTAGTTGTGCATATGAATGGTCAGTCTCCAATCACGGCCTGGGGGCGAGGAAGCTGCacaaagcttccttcaccctgccctggccttgcaaggagcacgcggcacttcaaatttttttgaagtgacccccagccaaaaattattgcccacccctaaccTAGGCAAACAGCTGGATGAATGGATGCTCCCCTGGAAGAGCTCTGCGTACCCCCAGTTGAGAAGCACTGCCTTGGAGGTCCAAGGCCACTGTAGTTTGTTTCTACCTCCTCCGATCTCCTACCTCATGTCTCATGCGTGGACTGGATGCGGGGCATGGTCAGGGTTCTTTTCCTAACgcaccctgggggtggggcatggTTGTGTGGCAGTGCTGTGACGGGGCTGGGTGCTCAGCCCCATGGACACTCACTCCTGCTGGGGCCACAATGGGAGGGGCAACCAGCCAACGTAGGAACAGGGAACCAAGGAAGTGAAAGGAAACATCCCAGCCGGGCCATGGGCCTCTCTTCCTGCAGACGGGCCTTGATCGGGCCTCAGGCTGGCTCGCAGTCCATGGGTGGCAGCCAAAGGAATATGATTCCGCTCGCCTTGGCCGCGGGCAGCATGGACCTGCTGCAGAGGAGGGAGCATGCTCCGTGGGATCTCCGCTCCTCACAGAACTGGGCCCAGGCCATGGCTAGACTACGTGTTGTGGCACTGTCCAGTCACTGCAGGAATGCCGCTCCCCCAGCCGCTGCCTGGGTTGGAGGAAGCAACCCTACGCCAGCCTCGCTGTGTGGTCATTGGGGGCCAGCTCGGCCTGACCGCGGCTCTCGGGGGAGATTCACCCCCCCCCAGCGATGTCGCTGTGTCAAGATGGAGTCCAGGTATAGAccaggccccttctcccccctgtcCTCCCCATCCTGCCATGATGTACATGGCCTGGGGGCTCCAGGCCAGAGCTACTGCTTAGCCCTGTCCTGCCTGGGGAAAGTTTCCTCTGAACCCCTGGGTGCAGATGAGCAATGAACAAGGTGGCTCGCCACACGGCCGCTGACATCACATAAGAAGGCTCCGGCAGCCAATGAGCCTCTGGCTACAAGCTGTGATCATGTGTCCAtggcagccccctctcccctcccacagacaCACCTGGGGGGTAAGAGGCTGGTGAccctggggcagatccagggACAGAAGCCAGCCCGGTGTGAATGGGAATAAGCTGCTCTGAGCTGGGAGCAAAAGCCGGTTCTCTGGTGTATTAATCAACCCTGGCCAAAGCCATCTCTGCACCCCCAGCTttctggggagggcaggtgggtggggaagtagaggagctgggagtggggaacCTGGGGTCAATGTACATCTATGAGTGGAGTAgggtttagtggttagagcacagggTCGAGGAGGCTAGGTCAATACCCAGCTCTCAGGTGGCagtgggatctagtggttagCGTTGCAGGGGGACTCTTCCCTTCAGCTCTGTAGCTGTCAGAACAAAGGATCTTTCTTCAGTCCATCCCTCAGCTTCCTTCTTTTCTCAAGTCGGCTGGGAGTCACCAACTTCTTCCTTGATTGGGCTCCCCGTTCTGTGATACTGGCCTTGGCGAAAGGTTCCTGCTTGCTCGTTAGCTGTCACATGgttaaggccctaccaaattcatggtcccgTGTTGACAATTTTACAGTCATAAGACTTACAAAAATCAGGAATTTCACGGTTTCAGATATTTACATCTAACATTTCATGGTGTCGTAACCATGGGGGTCCTGAGCCAAAATTAGCCTGGGCGGGTTCAGAAGGCAGTGGTAGGGGTGGCCTTCACTTCTGCACCACTGTGGGCAGCAgcgctgcctttagagctgggcagccaggcagccacggCTGCTGGCCACGCACTCATCCAggaaggcagcactgccaccagcagcagcgtgGATATAAGGAAGCTTGGTTTGGTATTGCCCCCCTTAGTTCAATGTGTCTCCAGAGCTGGGCACAttgtcagcagctgctgctctccgaCCCACCAGCTCCAAAGGCAATGCAGACGTAAGATGGCTGTACTGCAACCTCCCTGCAATAGCCCTGCAACACAACACCCCCCCacgcacatgtgcacacacaacccccttttgggccaggacctccagtttgagaaatgctgaaaTCTGTATCGTACAGGGTAAAAGtgcacaaaagaccagatttcagggggagggagagcagatttCACAGTCAGTgtcacatttttcatggctgcacattttaatgaatggagatgcctgtctgctaggactggaagggaccttgaaaggtcaccaagtccagtcccctgccttcacagcaggtccaagtaccatccctgacaaattttgccccagatccctaaatggcctcctcaaggattgaactcacaactgtgGGTTTACCAGaccaatgcacaaaccactgagctatctaaTCCCCTCAATTTGATAGGGTCATACTCAGACAACCTCCTACCCATGGGCTCCACTACTGCTCTTGCTTCAAGCCcacatcttccccctcccagacagCCCACGCTGGTGTCTTATGCTCTGGGAAGCAAGAGGGGAGGCCAGatggaggctgggaggggggtccCAGAAGAGCAGAGGTCTGggagctggggagcagcaggagctgtAATAGCCCAGGCCAGGGTGGGAAtctcagctggggggcagggcggattTCTGGAAGGTCAGAGGGGTGAGGGCTGCCATTAGCCAGGGCAGAGAAAATGGAGGCTGAGATAAGGCTGGGTCCCTGGGAGGAGCTGCCCAAAGACAAAGACTAGATGGAGCAGTTCAGCATTGCCAGGAACTCACACAAGAACTGGCCTTTCCCTCTTGTaaggcaggggctgcagcagcttgcCGGAGCCAGCATGGCCTCACAGAGCAGTGGGGACATCATCAAGCTGTCAAaggaggagctggaggccctGAAAGCTGCCTTTGAGGAGGGGAACCTCGCCGGAGTGGCCTCCAGGCTGCAGGAGATGCTGGAGTCACTGGAGAATGTCCCGCTGGACGTGGGGGTCACAGGCGAGACTGGCTCTGGGAAGTCATCCTTCGTCAATGCCCTTCGGGGCCTGGGAGATGAGGATGCAGGCGCTGCCCGCACTGGTGTGGTGGAGACCACCAGGGAGCCCAATCCCTACCAGCACCCCCGGTATCCCAACGTGACCATCTGGGACCTGCCGGGGATCGGCACACCAGATTTCCACCCCGACACCTACCTGGAGCAGGTCGGCTTCTCGCGCTATGACATCTTCTTCATCATCACCTCGCAGCGCTTCACCGCCAACCACGCCGCGCTGGCCCGCCACATCCAGGACATGGACAAGAGCTTCTACTTTGTCCGCTCCAAGGTGGATGTGGACCTGGATTCCTCCCTCAGGCGCCGGCCATCCAGCTACAGCGAGGTAGGGGTGCTGCAGGAGATCCGGCAGAACTGCCTGGAGGGTCTGCGGGCCCAAGGCATCAGCTCGCCGCGCGTCTTCCTCCTCTCGGCCTTTGATCTCAGCAAGTTCGACTTCCAGCTCCTGGAGGAGACACTGGAGAGGGAGCTGAGCCACCACAAGCGGCACGCCTTCCTGATGGCCCTGCCCAACATCTCCCTGCACATCCTGGAGAAGAAGAAGGCTGCCATGTTGGAGCACATGTGGCTGGTCTCCACTGTGGCCTGTGGTGTCCATGCCGCACCCATCCCAGGGCTCCTGATCTCCTGCAATGTGGACATCCTGGCCAGGACCTTGCAAGGTTATTGCAAGGGCTTTGGCTTGGACGAAGACTCTTTGGAGAAGCTGGCAGCAAAAATggggcagccagtggagcagctgaaGGCCGTGATCAAGTCACCACTGGCCATGGAGATCTCCAACATGCTGGTGGTGCAGCTGCTGATGCAGGCAGGCAGTGAGACGCCTAAATTAGCCAAGGAGGTGCTAAGCTCTGTCCCTCTGCTGGGCTCACTGGCCTCCGGAGCACTGTCCTTTGCCACCACCTACAAGATGCTGAGGAGCTTTGTGAACGAGGTGGCTGCTGATGCCCAGGGGGTGCTGATCAAAGCCTTCAAACTGGATGCTAAGAAGTGAGCCAGAAAGGGGGAGGAGCAAGATCAAGATACTTTCTATGAGGCAAAGGACCAAAATCCAGTGCCAGGTGGAGACAGGACTGTGGCATCCCCCGGAAATCCCCTGAACTTCCCATCTGATGTCAGAATTTCGTTCCTGAGTTGGATATAAAACCAATGAGTGAATTTGTAAAGTTTCTGCTGCATTTGTTACTTGGCTATTTAAACACCAATTATCAGGTCtgattttgctttgctttgcacaTTGGTGCCCATTGGGTGAGTGTGTTGTGTACCAGGAGTAAACCTGTTGTAAATACTTCACCGTAAACCAGAAGTAAATCCATCTTCAATGTGTCATCATAAACTGTGAGTAATTCCATTATAAACAGATAATTTTCATGTAGACTGTCATAACTCTGCTATGAATACACCACTGTGAACCAGGTGTAACTCAGAGGCCAATAATCTGGGGCAAGCCAAGGGTAAACATAAAGTACACCAGGAGTAATGCTGATGTGAATCAGGAGTGACTCTGGAGTGAAGCAGAACGAAAAGCCAAAATCTTGGAACTTTCTCCTGGAacagaaatattccaaaatattttgcGTTAGCCTTGTAGAATCGTTTTGCTTGTCTGCAGTTGAAACATTTCATTACCATTTTGATTTTTGTTAGAACTTGTAACGTGATGACGATAAAAGGCAACATATTATTAAATTATGAATTCTAACAATTttcacaaaattcaaaatgataaaAGTTTGGCCTTGATGACCATGAAACGTTTCAAAAACTGCCCGTAGAAAAAGTGGATAATACTGCTATGGTCCTGTGAAATGTTTAGATTTTGTCCAATCAGTGTTTTCCCAAAAGTGTCTTAGCTGTGGCTCAGCTGTTTGCCagggaaggtgctcagatgcTACAGGGCAGGGACTGTTCTGTAtgtgtacagcccctagcaccaTGAGGTCCTGCGCCATGACTGGAGCTCTTAGGTGCCAGCATAATACACATGGTGATGGGAAGCACTACAGATGCCTTACATCGTATAAACCTAGCCCTTTCTTTGTCTTTGTGGTCTCTGGAGAAACCAGATTAAACTAGCCTCTGGAGCCTCCCCAGGTGGTAGGAGTACCTCTCTGGAGGCGTGACAACCTCACCCCGCCCCCCTATTGTTCTTagctcctgggggaagctgtcacccccctcccccatggaatTACACACAGtctggtgccagctttgtccacatatttactctgctgacaccattattggacctaaccatgccagttacaagatcaagaacacatattcctgttcatccagacatataatttatgccatcatgtgcctaaagtgtccatctgctatgtacattggacaaacgtctcagacacttcgccaaagaatcaatgcacacaaaacagacataagactagcacagagagaaagctgttgcctgcc includes:
- the LOC102461863 gene encoding interferon-inducible GTPase 5-like, giving the protein MASQSSGDIIKLSKEELEALKAAFEEGNLAGVASRLQEMLESLENVPLDVGVTGETGSGKSSFVNALRGLGDEDAGAARTGVVETTREPNPYQHPRYPNVTIWDLPGIGTPDFHPDTYLEQVGFSRYDIFFIITSQRFTANHAALARHIQDMDKSFYFVRSKVDVDLDSSLRRRPSSYSEVGVLQEIRQNCLEGLRAQGISSPRVFLLSAFDLSKFDFQLLEETLERELSHHKRHAFLMALPNISLHILEKKKAAMLEHMWLVSTVACGVHAAPIPGLLISCNVDILARTLQGYCKGFGLDEDSLEKLAAKMGQPVEQLKAVIKSPLAMEISNMLVVQLLMQAGSETPKLAKEVLSSVPLLGSLASGALSFATTYKMLRSFVNEVAADAQGVLIKAFKLDAKK